In Malus sylvestris chromosome 15, drMalSylv7.2, whole genome shotgun sequence, a single genomic region encodes these proteins:
- the LOC126604323 gene encoding protein ACTIVITY OF BC1 COMPLEX KINASE 1, chloroplastic-like, with amino-acid sequence MNLLCVNCVTATPFPANQHLSSRAHTVPSRRNAPSKAPASFDYRLRMRGGKKPLRFRVSNAAIETRRSLAASAGEGQLTKPSAAMEQLDFERGVCVPFRKYSPETVRNTVLKSRGAIVSLLSRGVEIVWSLGLYWSTLAYDYFVGRDEEVVSDRARQLRNLLCDLGPSFIKAGQVLANRPDIIREDYMNELCILQDDVPPFPNQVAFDIIEEEMGRPLEAVFSKISSQTIAAASLGQVYRATLRDSGKEVAIKVQRPQIEPIIYRDLFLFRTLASFLNGISLQKLGCNAELIVDEFGEKLLEELDYTLEARNIEDFLLNFEGDPTVKIPLVYKELCSSRVLVMEWIDGIRCTNPRAIKEAGIDVNGFLTVGVSAALRQLLEFGLFHGDPHPGNVFAMRDGRIAYVDFGNVAVLSQQNKQILIDAVVHAVNEDYVEMANDFTRLGFLAPGTDVSPIVPALEAIWQNSVGKGLSDFNFRSVTGKFNQLVYNYPIRIPERFSLVIRSLLTQEGICFTLQPDFKFLEVAYPYVAKRLLTDPNPALRERLIQVLFKDGVFQWKRLENLIVLAKENVTKMSSNPAFQAVDTQRSRELQVSRKLDLTDTIKDGARLFIFDEGIRRKLILALTEDSRLHIEELVDVYRLVEDQIDIPSVAMEVARDFPSVIRDLMLSWTDSVLSDR; translated from the exons ATGAATTTGCTCTGCGTAAATTGCGTAACCGCGACTCCGTTCCCTGCCAATCAGCATCTGAGCTCGCGAGCTCACACTGTGCCGAGCCGTAGAAATGCGCCGTCCAAGGCTCCGGCGTCGTTTGATTACAGGCTCCGAATGCGAGGAGGCAAGAAACCGTTGCGATTCCGAGTTTCTAATGCCGCAATCGAAACGCGGAGGAGCTTGGCGGCGTCTGCGGGAGAAGGGCAATTGACCAAACCTAGCGCCGCCATGGAGCAGCTCGACTTCGAACGCGGCGTTTGCGTGCCGTTTCGCAAGTACAGTCCAGAAACT GTGAGAAATACGGTGTTGAAATCCAGAGGAGCAATTGTGTCGTTACTTTCGAGGGGCGTGGAGATtgtgtggagtttgggattgtaCTGGTCTACCTTGGCGTATGACTACTTCGTAGGAAGGGACGAAGAAGTTGTTTCAGATCGTGCTCGGCAGCTTAGAAACCTCCTATGTGATTTGGGGCCTTCTTTCATTAAAGCCGGCCAG GTTCTCGCAAACAGACCTGATATTATCAGAGAAGATTATATGAACGAACTGTGCATTCTTCAAGATGACGTTCCTCCCTTCCCCAATCAG GTTGCCTTCGACATaatagaagaagaaatgggGCGACCCCTCGAAGCTGTTTTCAGTAAAATTTCTTCTCAGACGATAGCAGCTGCCAGTTTAGGTCAAGTATACCGAGCTACGTTACGTGACTCTGGCAAGGAAGTTGCTATTAAG GTTCAGAGGCCGCAAATAGAACCTATAATTTATCgggatctttttcttttccgaaCTCTTGCTTCATTCTTAAATGGCATCAGTCTGCAGAAACTGGGGTGCAATGCTGAGCTGATTGTTGATGAATTTGGTgagaagcttttggaggagcTTGATTACACTTTG GAAGCCCGTAATATTGAAGATTTTCTTCTGAACTTTGAAGGTGATCCTACCGTCAAAATTCCTCTAGTTTACAAAGAGCTTTGTAGTTCACGTGTTCTAGTGATGGAGTGGATTGATGGCATTCGGTGCACTAACCCACGG GCTATTAAAGAAGCTGGTATTGATGTGAATGGGTTCTTAACGGTTGGAGTCAGTGCCGCATTGCGGCAATTACTGGAATTTGGGTTGTTCCATGGGGATCCACATCCTGGAAATGTTTTTGCCATGCGTGATGGGCGGATTGCATATGTGGACTTTGGGAATGTTGCTGTGCTTAGTCAG caaaataaacaaattttgattGACGCTGTTGTCCATGCTGTAAACGAGGACTATGTTGAGATGGCAAATGATTTCACCAGACTTGGCTTCTTGGCTCCTGGGACCGATGTCTCTCCTATTGTTCCAGCTTTAGAAGCGATATGGCAGAACTCTGTTGGAAAAGGACTGTCTGACTTTAATTTTCGAAGCGTTACCG GGAAGTTTAACCAATTAGTCTACAACTATCCCATCCGTATCCCGGAGAGGTTTTCCCTTGTCATCCGTTCTTTATTGACTCAAGAGGGCATCTGTTTTACTTTGCAGCCAGACTTCAAGTTTCTTGAG GTTGCCTATCCATATGTGGCAAAGCGCCTCCTGACAGATCCAAACCCAGCTCTCCGTGAACGCCTCATACAG GTACTATTTAAAGATGGTGTTTTCCAATGGAAGCGGCTAGAAAACCTTATTGTTCTGGCCAAAGAAAACGTGACCAAGATGAGCAGCAATCCTGCATTCCAAGCTGTAGACAC GCAACGGTCAAGAGAATTGCAAGTTAGTAGGAAACTGGACCTCACTGACACCATCAAAGATGGAGCTCGCCTTTTCATTTTTGATGAAGGAATTCGTAGAAAGCTTATTCTTGCTTTGACGGAAGATTCAAGGCTTCACATTGAAGAG CTTGTGGATGTGTATAGACTCGTTGAAGATCAGATAGACATACCGTCAGTTGCAATGGAAGTAGCACGAG ATTTCCCCAGCGTTATACGAGATCTGATGCTTTCGTGGACTGATTCGGTGTTATCTGATAGATAG